One genomic window of Chelonoidis abingdonii isolate Lonesome George chromosome 5, CheloAbing_2.0, whole genome shotgun sequence includes the following:
- the SPCS3 gene encoding signal peptidase complex subunit 3 yields MNTVLSRANSLFAFSLSVMAALTFGCFITTAFKERSVPVRIAVSRVMLKNVEDFTGPRERSDLGFVTFDVTADLQTIFDWNVKQLFLYLSAEYSTKNNALNQVVLWDKIILRGDSPKLLLKDMKSKYFFFDDGNGLKGNRNVTLTLSWNVVPNAGILPLVTGSGHVSVPFPDTYETAKSY; encoded by the exons ATGAACACGGTGTTGTCCCGGGCCAACTCGCTCTTCGCCTTCTCGCTGAGCGTCATGGCGGCGCTGACCTTCGGCTGTTTCATCACCACCGCCTTCAAGGAGCGCAGCGTGCCCGTCCGCATCGCCGTCTCCCGGGTCATGCT aaaaaatgttgAAGACTTTACTGGGCCTAGAGAAAGAAGTGATCTAGGATTTGTTACATTTGATGTTACCGCAG ATCTGCAAACTATATTTGATTGGAATGTTAAACAGTTATTTCTGTATTTATCTGCAGAATATTCAACAAAAAACAAT GCCCTGAACCAGGTTGTCCTTTGGGACAAGATCATTTTGAGAGGAGATAGTCCAAAGCTGTTACTAAAAGACATGAAatcaaaatactttttctttgaTGATGGAAATGGTCTCAA GGGAAACAGAAATGTCACTTTGACTCTCTCATGGAACGTTGTACCAAATGCTGGCATTCTACCTCTTGTGACAGGATCAGGACATGTATCTGTTCCATTCCCAGATACTTATGAAACAGCAAAAAGTTATTAA